The proteins below are encoded in one region of Ricinus communis isolate WT05 ecotype wild-type chromosome 6, ASM1957865v1, whole genome shotgun sequence:
- the LOC8285648 gene encoding organelle RRM domain-containing protein 1, chloroplastic isoform X2, with the protein METLSPSFSTTTITCISKKLAIQTYTSSSINLPNSLNNKNHTNKHSLSSSQSSLISCISLTTRIKSTSTATSFISSSSSTKTDNRHWMVLMESPPQGVNSKPEIIDYYVKTLARVLGSEKDAELCIYDASCDTHFGFCCDIDETTSLELASLPGVLSVRPDPDYNSEKKDYSPNVGFGNLSNLQIGSTPLFLSGNTRHWLVRMNKPGVGVVTKAQMVDYYAEILAKVLGNQKDAQMCIYHVSWRPNFGFCCELDEECAQELAGVPGVLSVQLDKNFESENKDYEGVKIENPVDVSDSSEGSQITPVRTKKLFVTGLSFYTSEKTLRAAFEGFGELVEGFSS; encoded by the exons ATGGAAACACTCTCTCCTTCATTCTCCACCACCACTATCACTTGTATATCCAAGAAACTTGCAATTCAAACTTATACATCATCAAGTATCAATCTCCCCAATTCTTTAAACAACAAGAACCACACAAACAAACACTCTTTATCCTCTTCTCAATCTTCTCTCATTTCTTGCATTTCTTTAACGACCAGAATAAAATCAACATCAACAGCTACatctttcatttcttcttcttcctccacCAAAACTGACAACCGCCACTGGATGGTGCTTATGGAGAGTCCACCACAAGGGGTCAATTCCAAGCCAGAGATTATTGATTACTATGTCAAGACTCTAGCTAGAGTTTTGGGCAG TGAAAAGGATGCTGAATTGTGTATTTATGATGCTTCTTGCGACACTCATTTCGGTTTTTGCTGCGATATTGATGAAACTACCTCCCTTGAGCTTGCCA GTTTGCCTGGGGTTTTATCAGTTAGACCTGACCCAGATTATAACTCTGAGAAGAAAGATTATAGTCCAAATGTTGGGTTTGGTAATCTGTCAAACCTGCAAATTGGGAGTACGCCTTTGTTTCTTTCAGGGAATACAAGACACTGGCTAGTTAGAATGAATAAGCCAGGAGTTGGGGTTGTTACAAAGGCACAAATGGTTGATTATTATGCAGAAATACTAGCCAAGGTTTTGGGGAA TCAAAAGGATGCACAAATGTGTATATATCATGTTTCTTGGCGACCCAATTTTGGTTTCTGTTGTGAGCTTGATGAGGAATGTGCACAAGAACTAGCTG GTGTCCCTGGGGTTTTATCAGTTCAGCTTGATAAGAATTTTGAGTCAGAAAATAAGGATTATGAAG GTGTTAAGATTGAAAACCCAGTAGATGTATCAGATTCATCAGAAGGAAGTCAGATAACTCCTGTGAGAACAAAGAAACTTTTTGTAACTG GTCTGTCATTCTATACTTCTGAAAAGACATTACGCGCTGCATTTGAGGGCTTCGGTGAGCTTGTTGAAG GTTTTTCATCCtga
- the LOC8285648 gene encoding organelle RRM domain-containing protein 1, chloroplastic isoform X1 — METLSPSFSTTTITCISKKLAIQTYTSSSINLPNSLNNKNHTNKHSLSSSQSSLISCISLTTRIKSTSTATSFISSSSSTKTDNRHWMVLMESPPQGVNSKPEIIDYYVKTLARVLGSEKDAELCIYDASCDTHFGFCCDIDETTSLELASLPGVLSVRPDPDYNSEKKDYSPNVGFGNLSNLQIGSTPLFLSGNTRHWLVRMNKPGVGVVTKAQMVDYYAEILAKVLGNQKDAQMCIYHVSWRPNFGFCCELDEECAQELAGVPGVLSVQLDKNFESENKDYEGVKIENPVDVSDSSEGSQITPVRTKKLFVTGLSFYTSEKTLRAAFEGFGELVEVKIIMDKISKRSKGYAFIEYTTEEAANAALKEMNGKIINGWMIVVDVAKTSPPRYSRGRRRMAA; from the exons ATGGAAACACTCTCTCCTTCATTCTCCACCACCACTATCACTTGTATATCCAAGAAACTTGCAATTCAAACTTATACATCATCAAGTATCAATCTCCCCAATTCTTTAAACAACAAGAACCACACAAACAAACACTCTTTATCCTCTTCTCAATCTTCTCTCATTTCTTGCATTTCTTTAACGACCAGAATAAAATCAACATCAACAGCTACatctttcatttcttcttcttcctccacCAAAACTGACAACCGCCACTGGATGGTGCTTATGGAGAGTCCACCACAAGGGGTCAATTCCAAGCCAGAGATTATTGATTACTATGTCAAGACTCTAGCTAGAGTTTTGGGCAG TGAAAAGGATGCTGAATTGTGTATTTATGATGCTTCTTGCGACACTCATTTCGGTTTTTGCTGCGATATTGATGAAACTACCTCCCTTGAGCTTGCCA GTTTGCCTGGGGTTTTATCAGTTAGACCTGACCCAGATTATAACTCTGAGAAGAAAGATTATAGTCCAAATGTTGGGTTTGGTAATCTGTCAAACCTGCAAATTGGGAGTACGCCTTTGTTTCTTTCAGGGAATACAAGACACTGGCTAGTTAGAATGAATAAGCCAGGAGTTGGGGTTGTTACAAAGGCACAAATGGTTGATTATTATGCAGAAATACTAGCCAAGGTTTTGGGGAA TCAAAAGGATGCACAAATGTGTATATATCATGTTTCTTGGCGACCCAATTTTGGTTTCTGTTGTGAGCTTGATGAGGAATGTGCACAAGAACTAGCTG GTGTCCCTGGGGTTTTATCAGTTCAGCTTGATAAGAATTTTGAGTCAGAAAATAAGGATTATGAAG GTGTTAAGATTGAAAACCCAGTAGATGTATCAGATTCATCAGAAGGAAGTCAGATAACTCCTGTGAGAACAAAGAAACTTTTTGTAACTG GTCTGTCATTCTATACTTCTGAAAAGACATTACGCGCTGCATTTGAGGGCTTCGGTGAGCTTGTTGAAG taaaaataataatggatAAGATCTCTAAAAGGTCAAAGGGTTATGCATTTATAGAGTACACCACAGAGGAGGCTGCAAATGCGGCTCTCAAAGAGATGAATGGCAAG ATTATAAATGGTTGGATGATAGTAGTTGATGTTGCCAAGACCAGCCCTCCAAGATATAGCAGGGGTCGTCGGAGAATGGCAGCCTGA